A single window of Macaca mulatta isolate MMU2019108-1 chromosome 9, T2T-MMU8v2.0, whole genome shotgun sequence DNA harbors:
- the UCMA gene encoding upper zone of growth plate and cartilage matrix-associated protein, whose amino-acid sequence MTWRQALLLSCFSAVALLSMLREGTGAPVGKTPAAKEEASEDAKQKIFMQESDASNFLKRRGKRSPKSRDEVNAENRQKLRADELRREYYEEQRNEFENFVEEQNDEQEERSREAMEQWRQWHYDGLYPSYLYNRHHI is encoded by the exons ATGACTTGGAGACAGGCCCTCCTGCTGTCTTGCTTCTCCGCCGTGGCGCTCCTGTCTA TGCTGAGAGAGGGAACCGGTGCACCTGTGGGCAAAACACCGGCGGCGAAAGAAGAGGCGAGTGAAG ATGCAAAACAGAAGATTTTCATGCAGGAATCAGATGCCTCGAATTTCCTCAAGAGGCGCGGCAAGCGGTCCCCCAAGTCCAGAGATGAGGTCAATG CGGAAAACAGGCAGAAGCTTCGGGCCGACGAGCTGCGGAGAGAATATTACGAGGAACAAAGGAATGAATTTGAGAACTTTGTGGAGGAACAAAACGATG AGCAGGAAGAGAGGAGCCGGGAGGCTATGGAGCAGTGGCGCCAGTGGCACTATGACGGCTTGTACCCATCCTATCTCTACAATCGCCACCACATCTGA